A genome region from Carassius gibelio isolate Cgi1373 ecotype wild population from Czech Republic chromosome A23, carGib1.2-hapl.c, whole genome shotgun sequence includes the following:
- the LOC127944496 gene encoding nascent polypeptide-associated complex subunit alpha, muscle-specific form isoform X7, translating into MPGEATETVPVTEQEMQQPQAETATPAAAAPAPSQAKPKVGKTNSKLSSSPHTTAPKPVPAGHRKRSSLSASSSSPTSPKSTSGHRATPPCSPLASPLADSSVAGKAEQTAPKVVKAGKQGKQQKAKNFKPADPEQPPSASKPAQEPAPVATFPSLAIPLKEVAKPAGDGSASPVSPKVAVAPVDFKVTSKSAAPAPKSFKEAVAASPPKVAEASKVASEGPKVATPVVSEAKISSPSKAAAKPGPVKVPNVNPATAVPPKYAPAALEDDLPPLLPPENSFTMPTLPPMPPSAMPVVTPTAPKAEAVPTSKVESCSVPEAKAAAKAKPAPKVEHKTEHAPKIEVASKVDPKPKDEPNPAPKVAVASAPKTEAVPKPKVQAAPAPKNKTAPIPKAEPVPASKVEAAPAPKAEAVPKVEATPAPNVKSAPSPKAEAVPVNKVEATPKAEATPAPKVKPDPALKAEAVPKVEATPAPNVKSAPSPKAEAVPVTKVEATPKAEATPAPKVKPAPAPKAEAVPKVEATPAPNVKSAPSPKAEPVPVTKVEAAPKADSVPTSKVEVAPAVKVKPVAAPKAEVAVGAKIEAAPVPKVESETAPKVKPSPAPKVEAAVPTPKAKPVLVPKVEPVPVPKPVKAPSVLEPVIKNDKGSGTESDSDDSVPDLEEQDSAQTQTQQAQLAAAAEIDEEPVSKAKQSRSEKKARKAMSKLGLRQVAGVTRVTIRKSKNILFVITKPDVYKSPASDTYIVFGEAKIEDLSQQAQLAAAEKFKVQGEAVSNIPENTQTPTVPEESEEEEVDETGVEVKDIELVMSQANVSRAKAVRALKNNNNDIVNAIMELTM; encoded by the exons ATGCCAGGCGAAGCCACAGAAACTGTCCCTGTTACAGAGCAGGAGATGCAGCAGCCCCAGGCGGAGACGG CCACACCTGCTGCTGCGGCTCCTGCTCCCTCTCAGGCAAAGCCTAAAGTGGGCAAAACTAACTCTAAGCTGTCCTCTTCTCCTCACACCACCGCTCCTAAGCCAGTTCCTGCTGGACACAGGAAACGATCCTCTCTATCTGCCTCCTCAAGCTCCCCTACCTCTCCTAAATCTACCTCTGGCCATCGTGCTACCCCCCCATGCTCCCCTTTGGCCTCTCCTCTAGCTGACTCTTCTGTAGCTGGGAAAGCGGAGCAGACTGCTCCTAAGGTGGTAAAGGCTGGCAAACAAGGGAAGCAACAGAAAGCAAAGAATTTTAAACCTGCTGACCCTGAGCAACCTCCCTCAGCCTCTAAGCCTGCTCAGGAGCCTGCACCAGTTGCAACTTTTCCGTCTCTTGCTATACCATTAAAAGAAGTAGCAAAACCAGCTGGAGATGGAAGTGCTTCCCCTGTCTCTCCCAAAGTTGCTGTGGCTCCTGTTGACTTTAAAGTAACTTCTAAATCTGCTGCCCCAGCACCAAAGTCATTTAAAGAAGCTGTGGCCGCCAGTCCACCAAAAGTGGCTGAAGCCTCCAAGGTTGCCTCTGAAGGTCCTAAAGTAGCAACCCCTGTTGTTTCAGAAGCAAAGATTTCCTCACCCTCAAAAGCAGCTGCCAAGCCTGGCCCTGTTAAAGTGCCAAATGTGAACCCAGCCACTGCTGTTCCCCCAAAATATGCCCCTGCAGCGCTTGAGGATGATCTCCCACCTCTCTTACCACCTGAGAATTCTTTTACAATGCCTACACTCCCCCCCATGCCACCTAGTGCAATGCCTGTAGTTACCCCAACAGCTCCCAAAGCAGAAGCTGTCCCTACTAGTAAAGTTGAATCTTGCTCTGTCCCTGAAGCTAAGGCTGCTGCTAAAGCTAAGCCAGCTCCTAAGGTTGAACATAAAACAGAACATGCCCCAAAAATTGAGGTTGCATCTAAAGTTGACCCAAAACCCAAAGATGAGCCTAATCCTGCCCCTAAAGTTGCAGTTGCTTCTGCTCCTAAGACTGAGGCTGTTCCCAAACCTAAAGTTCAGGCTGCTCCTGCACCTAAAAATAAGACTGCCCCTATCCCTAAAGCTGAGCCTGTTCCTGCCTCTAAGGTTGAAGCTGCTCCTGCTCCTAAAGCTGAGGCTGTCCCCAAGGTAGAGGCTACTCCTGCACCAAATGTTAAGTCTGCCCCTAGCCCTAAAGCTGAGGCTGTTCCTGTCAATAAGGTTGAGGCTACACCTAAAGCTGAGGCTACTCCTGCCCCTAAAGTTAAGCCTGATCCTGCTCTTAAAGCTGAGGCTGTCCCCAAGGTAGAGGCTACTCCTGCACCAAATGTTAAGTCTGCCCCTAGCCCTAAAGCTGAGGCTGTTCCTGTCACTAAGGTTGAGGCTACACCTAAAGCTGAGGCTACTCCTGCCCCTAAAGTTAAGCCTGCTCCTGCTCCTAAAGCTGAGGCTGTCCCCAAGGTAGAGGCTACTCCTGCACCAAATGTTAAGTCTGCCCCTAGCCCTAAAGCTGAGCCTGTTCCTGTCACTAAG GTTGAGGCTGCCCCTAAAGCGGACTCTGTCCCTACCTCTAAGGTTGAAGTTGCCCCTGCTGTTAAAGTTAAGCCTGTTGCTGCTCCTAAAGCTGAGGTGGCAGTGGGTGCTAAAATTGAGGCTGCTCCTGTCCCTAAAGTCGAGTCTGAGACTGCTCCTAAAGTTAAACCTTCCCCTGCTCCCAAAGTTGAGGCTGCTGTCCCTACCCCTAAAGCTAAACCTGTCCTTGTCCCTAAAGTTGAGCCAGTCCCTGTTCCCAAACCAGTAAAAGCCCCATCTGTACTGGAGCCAGTCATCAAGAACGACAAGg GGTCTGGCACTGAATCTGATAGTGACGATTCTGTTCCTGACCTGGAGGAGCAGGATTctgcacagacacaaacacagcagGCACAG CTTGCAGCTGCAGCCGAAATCGATGAGGAACCTGtcagcaaagcaaagcaaagcaggAGTGAGAAGAAAGCCAGGAAG GCCATGTCCAAATTGGGGTTGAGACAAGTTGCTGGTGTTACCAGAGTAACCATTCGCAAGTCCAAGAACATTCTCTTTGTCATTACCAAACCAGATGTCTACAAAAGTCCAGCTTCAGATACTTACATTGTCTTCGGTGAGGCCAAG ATTGAAGATCTGTCCCAGCAAGCCCAGTTAGCAGCCGCAGAGAAGTTCAAGGTCCAAGGAGAAGCTGTTTCAAACATCCCAGAAAACACACAGACGCCCACAGTACCGGAGGAGAGCGAAGAGGAAGAG GTTGATGAGACTGGAGTGGAGGTCAAGGACATCGAGCTGGTCATGTCTCAGGCCAATGTATCCAGGGCAAAGGCTGTGCGCGCactgaaaaataacaataacgACATTGTCAATGCTATTATG GAATTGACGATGTAG
- the LOC127944496 gene encoding nascent polypeptide-associated complex subunit alpha, muscle-specific form isoform X12, which produces MPGEATETVPVTEQEMQQPQAETATPAAAAPAPSQAKPKVGKTNSKLSSSPHTTAPKPVPAGHRKRSSLSASSSSPTSPKSTSGHRATPPCSPLASPLADSSVAGKAEQTAPKVVKAGKQGKQQKAKNFKPADPEQPPSASKPAQEPAPVATFPSLAIPLKEVAKPAGDGSASPVSPKVAVAPVDFKVTSKSAAPAPKSFKEAVAASPPKVAEASKVASEGPKVATPVVSEAKISSPSKAAAKPGPVKVPNVNPATAVPPKYAPAALEDDLPPLLPPENSFTMPTLPPMPPSAMPVVTPTAPKAEAVPTSKVESCSVPEAKAAAKAKPAPKVEHKTEHAPKIEVASKVDPKPKDEPNPAPKVAVASAPKTEAVPKPKVQAAPAPKNKTAPIPKAEPVPASKVEAAPAPKAEAVPKVEATPAPNVKSAPSPKAEAVPVNKVEATPKAEATPAPKVKPDPALKAEAVPKVEATPAPNVKSAPSPKAEAVPVTKVEAAPKADSVPTSKVEVAPAVKVKPVAAPKAEVAVGAKIEAAPVPKVESETAPKVKPSPAPKVEAAVPTPKAKPVLVPKVEPVPVPKPVKAPSVLEPVIKNDKGSGTESDSDDSVPDLEEQDSAQTQTQQAQLAAAAEIDEEPVSKAKQSRSEKKARKAMSKLGLRQVAGVTRVTIRKSKNILFVITKPDVYKSPASDTYIVFGEAKIEDLSQQAQLAAAEKFKVQGEAVSNIPENTQTPTVPEESEEEEVDETGVEVKDIELVMSQANVSRAKAVRALKNNNNDIVNAIMELTM; this is translated from the exons ATGCCAGGCGAAGCCACAGAAACTGTCCCTGTTACAGAGCAGGAGATGCAGCAGCCCCAGGCGGAGACGG CCACACCTGCTGCTGCGGCTCCTGCTCCCTCTCAGGCAAAGCCTAAAGTGGGCAAAACTAACTCTAAGCTGTCCTCTTCTCCTCACACCACCGCTCCTAAGCCAGTTCCTGCTGGACACAGGAAACGATCCTCTCTATCTGCCTCCTCAAGCTCCCCTACCTCTCCTAAATCTACCTCTGGCCATCGTGCTACCCCCCCATGCTCCCCTTTGGCCTCTCCTCTAGCTGACTCTTCTGTAGCTGGGAAAGCGGAGCAGACTGCTCCTAAGGTGGTAAAGGCTGGCAAACAAGGGAAGCAACAGAAAGCAAAGAATTTTAAACCTGCTGACCCTGAGCAACCTCCCTCAGCCTCTAAGCCTGCTCAGGAGCCTGCACCAGTTGCAACTTTTCCGTCTCTTGCTATACCATTAAAAGAAGTAGCAAAACCAGCTGGAGATGGAAGTGCTTCCCCTGTCTCTCCCAAAGTTGCTGTGGCTCCTGTTGACTTTAAAGTAACTTCTAAATCTGCTGCCCCAGCACCAAAGTCATTTAAAGAAGCTGTGGCCGCCAGTCCACCAAAAGTGGCTGAAGCCTCCAAGGTTGCCTCTGAAGGTCCTAAAGTAGCAACCCCTGTTGTTTCAGAAGCAAAGATTTCCTCACCCTCAAAAGCAGCTGCCAAGCCTGGCCCTGTTAAAGTGCCAAATGTGAACCCAGCCACTGCTGTTCCCCCAAAATATGCCCCTGCAGCGCTTGAGGATGATCTCCCACCTCTCTTACCACCTGAGAATTCTTTTACAATGCCTACACTCCCCCCCATGCCACCTAGTGCAATGCCTGTAGTTACCCCAACAGCTCCCAAAGCAGAAGCTGTCCCTACTAGTAAAGTTGAATCTTGCTCTGTCCCTGAAGCTAAGGCTGCTGCTAAAGCTAAGCCAGCTCCTAAGGTTGAACATAAAACAGAACATGCCCCAAAAATTGAGGTTGCATCTAAAGTTGACCCAAAACCCAAAGATGAGCCTAATCCTGCCCCTAAAGTTGCAGTTGCTTCTGCTCCTAAGACTGAGGCTGTTCCCAAACCTAAAGTTCAGGCTGCTCCTGCACCTAAAAATAAGACTGCCCCTATCCCTAAAGCTGAGCCTGTTCCTGCCTCTAAGGTTGAAGCTGCTCCTGCTCCTAAAGCTGAGGCTGTCCCCAAGGTAGAGGCTACTCCTGCACCAAATGTTAAGTCTGCCCCTAGCCCTAAAGCTGAGGCTGTTCCTGTCAATAAGGTTGAGGCTACACCTAAAGCTGAGGCTACTCCTGCCCCTAAAGTTAAGCCTGATCCTGCTCTTAAAGCTGAGGCTGTCCCCAAGGTAGAGGCTACTCCTGCACCAAATGTTAAGTCTGCCCCTAGCCCTAAAGCTGAGGCTGTTCCTGTCACTAAG GTTGAGGCTGCCCCTAAAGCGGACTCTGTCCCTACCTCTAAGGTTGAAGTTGCCCCTGCTGTTAAAGTTAAGCCTGTTGCTGCTCCTAAAGCTGAGGTGGCAGTGGGTGCTAAAATTGAGGCTGCTCCTGTCCCTAAAGTCGAGTCTGAGACTGCTCCTAAAGTTAAACCTTCCCCTGCTCCCAAAGTTGAGGCTGCTGTCCCTACCCCTAAAGCTAAACCTGTCCTTGTCCCTAAAGTTGAGCCAGTCCCTGTTCCCAAACCAGTAAAAGCCCCATCTGTACTGGAGCCAGTCATCAAGAACGACAAGg GGTCTGGCACTGAATCTGATAGTGACGATTCTGTTCCTGACCTGGAGGAGCAGGATTctgcacagacacaaacacagcagGCACAG CTTGCAGCTGCAGCCGAAATCGATGAGGAACCTGtcagcaaagcaaagcaaagcaggAGTGAGAAGAAAGCCAGGAAG GCCATGTCCAAATTGGGGTTGAGACAAGTTGCTGGTGTTACCAGAGTAACCATTCGCAAGTCCAAGAACATTCTCTTTGTCATTACCAAACCAGATGTCTACAAAAGTCCAGCTTCAGATACTTACATTGTCTTCGGTGAGGCCAAG ATTGAAGATCTGTCCCAGCAAGCCCAGTTAGCAGCCGCAGAGAAGTTCAAGGTCCAAGGAGAAGCTGTTTCAAACATCCCAGAAAACACACAGACGCCCACAGTACCGGAGGAGAGCGAAGAGGAAGAG GTTGATGAGACTGGAGTGGAGGTCAAGGACATCGAGCTGGTCATGTCTCAGGCCAATGTATCCAGGGCAAAGGCTGTGCGCGCactgaaaaataacaataacgACATTGTCAATGCTATTATG GAATTGACGATGTAG
- the LOC127944496 gene encoding nascent polypeptide-associated complex subunit alpha, muscle-specific form isoform X2 — protein sequence MPGEATETVPVTEQEMQQPQAETATPAAAAPAPSQAKPKVGKTNSKLSSSPHTTAPKPVPAGHRKRSSLSASSSSPTSPKSTSGHRATPPCSPLASPLADSSVAGKAEQTAPKVVKAGKQGKQQKAKNFKPADPEQPPSASKPAQEPAPVATFPSLAIPLKEVAKPAGDGSASPVSPKVAVAPVDFKVTSKSAAPAPKSFKEAVAASPPKVAEASKVASEGPKVATPVVSEAKISSPSKAAAKPGPVKVPNVNPATAVPPKYAPAALEDDLPPLLPPENSFTMPTLPPMPPSAMPVVTPTAPKAEAVPTSKVESCSVPEAKAAAKAKPAPKVEHKTEHAPKIEVASKVDPKPKDEPNPAPKVAVASAPKTEAVPKPKVQAAPAPKNKTAPIPKAEPVPASKVEAAPAPKAEAVPKVEAKAEATPAPKVKPDPALKAEAVPKVEATPAPNVKSAPSPKAEAVPVTKVEATPKAEATPAPKVKPAPAPKAEAVPKVEATPAPNVKSAPSPKAEPVPVTKVEATPKAEAAPAAKVKPAAAAPKAEAIPKVEAAPALKVKSSPSPKAEPVPVTKVEAAPKADSVPTSKVEVAPAVKVKPVAAPKAEVAVGAKIEAAPVPKVESETAPKVKPSPAPKVEAAVPTPKAKPVLVPKVEPVPVPKPVKAPSVLEPVIKNDKGSGTESDSDDSVPDLEEQDSAQTQTQQAQLAAAAEIDEEPVSKAKQSRSEKKARKAMSKLGLRQVAGVTRVTIRKSKNILFVITKPDVYKSPASDTYIVFGEAKIEDLSQQAQLAAAEKFKVQGEAVSNIPENTQTPTVPEESEEEEVDETGVEVKDIELVMSQANVSRAKAVRALKNNNNDIVNAIMELTM from the exons ATGCCAGGCGAAGCCACAGAAACTGTCCCTGTTACAGAGCAGGAGATGCAGCAGCCCCAGGCGGAGACGG CCACACCTGCTGCTGCGGCTCCTGCTCCCTCTCAGGCAAAGCCTAAAGTGGGCAAAACTAACTCTAAGCTGTCCTCTTCTCCTCACACCACCGCTCCTAAGCCAGTTCCTGCTGGACACAGGAAACGATCCTCTCTATCTGCCTCCTCAAGCTCCCCTACCTCTCCTAAATCTACCTCTGGCCATCGTGCTACCCCCCCATGCTCCCCTTTGGCCTCTCCTCTAGCTGACTCTTCTGTAGCTGGGAAAGCGGAGCAGACTGCTCCTAAGGTGGTAAAGGCTGGCAAACAAGGGAAGCAACAGAAAGCAAAGAATTTTAAACCTGCTGACCCTGAGCAACCTCCCTCAGCCTCTAAGCCTGCTCAGGAGCCTGCACCAGTTGCAACTTTTCCGTCTCTTGCTATACCATTAAAAGAAGTAGCAAAACCAGCTGGAGATGGAAGTGCTTCCCCTGTCTCTCCCAAAGTTGCTGTGGCTCCTGTTGACTTTAAAGTAACTTCTAAATCTGCTGCCCCAGCACCAAAGTCATTTAAAGAAGCTGTGGCCGCCAGTCCACCAAAAGTGGCTGAAGCCTCCAAGGTTGCCTCTGAAGGTCCTAAAGTAGCAACCCCTGTTGTTTCAGAAGCAAAGATTTCCTCACCCTCAAAAGCAGCTGCCAAGCCTGGCCCTGTTAAAGTGCCAAATGTGAACCCAGCCACTGCTGTTCCCCCAAAATATGCCCCTGCAGCGCTTGAGGATGATCTCCCACCTCTCTTACCACCTGAGAATTCTTTTACAATGCCTACACTCCCCCCCATGCCACCTAGTGCAATGCCTGTAGTTACCCCAACAGCTCCCAAAGCAGAAGCTGTCCCTACTAGTAAAGTTGAATCTTGCTCTGTCCCTGAAGCTAAGGCTGCTGCTAAAGCTAAGCCAGCTCCTAAGGTTGAACATAAAACAGAACATGCCCCAAAAATTGAGGTTGCATCTAAAGTTGACCCAAAACCCAAAGATGAGCCTAATCCTGCCCCTAAAGTTGCAGTTGCTTCTGCTCCTAAGACTGAGGCTGTTCCCAAACCTAAAGTTCAGGCTGCTCCTGCACCTAAAAATAAGACTGCCCCTATCCCTAAAGCTGAGCCTGTTCCTGCCTCTAAGGTTGAAGCTGCTCCTGCTCCTAAAGCTGAGGCTGTCCCCAAGGTAGAGG CTAAAGCTGAGGCTACTCCTGCCCCTAAAGTTAAGCCTGATCCTGCTCTTAAAGCTGAGGCTGTCCCCAAGGTAGAGGCTACTCCTGCACCAAATGTTAAGTCTGCCCCTAGCCCTAAAGCTGAGGCTGTTCCTGTCACTAAGGTTGAGGCTACACCTAAAGCTGAGGCTACTCCTGCCCCTAAAGTTAAGCCTGCTCCTGCTCCTAAAGCTGAGGCTGTCCCCAAGGTAGAGGCTACTCCTGCACCAAATGTTAAGTCTGCCCCTAGCCCTAAAGCTGAGCCTGTTCCTGTCACTAAGGTTGAGGCTACACCTAAAGCTGAGGCTGCTCCCGCCGCCAAAGTTaagcctgctgctgctgctcctaaAGCTGAAGCTATCCCCAAGGTTGAGGCTGCTCCTGCACTAAAAGTTAAATCTTCCCCTAGCCCTAAAGCTGAGCCTGTTCCTGTCACTAAGGTTGAGGCTGCCCCTAAAGCGGACTCTGTCCCTACCTCTAAGGTTGAAGTTGCCCCTGCTGTTAAAGTTAAGCCTGTTGCTGCTCCTAAAGCTGAGGTGGCAGTGGGTGCTAAAATTGAGGCTGCTCCTGTCCCTAAAGTCGAGTCTGAGACTGCTCCTAAAGTTAAACCTTCCCCTGCTCCCAAAGTTGAGGCTGCTGTCCCTACCCCTAAAGCTAAACCTGTCCTTGTCCCTAAAGTTGAGCCAGTCCCTGTTCCCAAACCAGTAAAAGCCCCATCTGTACTGGAGCCAGTCATCAAGAACGACAAGg GGTCTGGCACTGAATCTGATAGTGACGATTCTGTTCCTGACCTGGAGGAGCAGGATTctgcacagacacaaacacagcagGCACAG CTTGCAGCTGCAGCCGAAATCGATGAGGAACCTGtcagcaaagcaaagcaaagcaggAGTGAGAAGAAAGCCAGGAAG GCCATGTCCAAATTGGGGTTGAGACAAGTTGCTGGTGTTACCAGAGTAACCATTCGCAAGTCCAAGAACATTCTCTTTGTCATTACCAAACCAGATGTCTACAAAAGTCCAGCTTCAGATACTTACATTGTCTTCGGTGAGGCCAAG ATTGAAGATCTGTCCCAGCAAGCCCAGTTAGCAGCCGCAGAGAAGTTCAAGGTCCAAGGAGAAGCTGTTTCAAACATCCCAGAAAACACACAGACGCCCACAGTACCGGAGGAGAGCGAAGAGGAAGAG GTTGATGAGACTGGAGTGGAGGTCAAGGACATCGAGCTGGTCATGTCTCAGGCCAATGTATCCAGGGCAAAGGCTGTGCGCGCactgaaaaataacaataacgACATTGTCAATGCTATTATG GAATTGACGATGTAG